In the genome of Grus americana isolate bGruAme1 chromosome 16, bGruAme1.mat, whole genome shotgun sequence, one region contains:
- the SCARB1 gene encoding scavenger receptor class B member 1 isoform X2 encodes MAAARRSVSVGLGLAGVLCALLGVCLLLVGPVIVKEQVVKNVRIDPSSISFSMWKDIPVPFYMSVHFFEVLNPKEVLQGAKPVLNERGPFVYREFRYKTNITFHDNDTVSFLEYRKLFFQPHLSNGSEEEYIVVPNILMMGAAVMVENLPTFVKLLLSGALAGLKQEAFMNRTVGEIMWGYEDPLIDAINALVPGLIPFKGKFGLFMEFNNSDSGLFTVNTGMKNISRVHIVDSWNGLKKVNYWRSDECNMINGTAGEMWPPFMSPTSLEFYSPDACRSMTLVYERSGKFKGVPTYRFVAPKTLFANGTDYPPNEGFCPCMQSGILNVSTCRLNAPMFISHPHFYNADPALVNAVEGLHPSKDHHALFLDVHPMTGIPMNCSIKLQLNLYLKQVSGIIQTGKIKPVVLPLLWFAESGSIEGSVLKQFYTNLVLIPSVLDYLQYIFLGLSVPLIISAAVLMATSQEKCSLFGSSNKKNSDSNKANQATSAKKLPLVKGMVLREARL; translated from the exons AATGTCAGGATCGaccccagcagcatctccttcAGCATGTGGAAAGACATTCCTGTTCCTTTCTACATGTCAGTGCACTTCTTCGAAGTGCTGAACCCCAAGGAAGTCCTCCAGGGAGCAAAGCCAGTGCTGAACGAGCGTGGACCCTTTGTTTACAG agAGTTCAGGTATAAAACGAATATCACGTTCCATGACAATGACACCGTCTCCTTCCTGGAGTACCGGAAACTCTTCTTCCAGCCGCACTTGTCCAACGGCAGCGAAGAAGAGTACATCGTTGTGCCAAACATTTTGATGATG ggagcGGCTGTAATGGTGGAAAACCTGCCAACCTTTGTGAAGCTTTTACTGAGTGGAGCCCTGGCTGGCCTGAAACAGGAGGCATTCATGAACCGGACGGTGGGGGAGATCATGTGGGGGTATGAAGACCCTCTTATAGACGCAATAAATGCACTTGTTCCTGGCCTGATCCCTTTCAAGGGGAAATTTGGCTTATTTATGGAG TTTAACAACTCTGATTCAGGACTGTTCACGGTGAACACGGGCATGAAGAACATCAGTAGAGTTCACATAGTGGATTCATGGAATGGACTAAAGAAG GTGAACTACTGGCGGAGCGACGAGTGCAACATGATCAACGGGACCGCAGGGGAGATGTGGCCACCGTTCATGTCCCCAACCTCGTTGGAGTTCTACAGCCCTGATGCCTGCAG ATCCATGACACTGGTGTATGAGCGGTCTGGAAAGTTCAAGGGTGTGCCCACCTATCGCTTCGTGGCACCAAAAACTCTCTTTGCCAATGGCACGGACTATCCGCCCAACGAAGGCTTCTGCCCCTGCATGCAGTCCGGCATCCTGAACGTCAGTACCTGTAGGCTGA ATGCACCGATGTTCATTTCCCATCCTCACTTCTACAATGCGGACCCAGCCCTGGTGAACGCCGTTGAAGGCCTCCACCCCAGCAAGGACCATCACGCGCTCTTCCTCGACGTGCACCCG ATGACGGGCATCCCCATGAATTGCTCCATCAAGCTCCAGCTGAACCTGTACTTAAAGCAGGTGTCTGGTATAAT tCAAACAGGGAAGATTAAGCCAGTGGTCCTGCCGCTGCTGTGGTTTGCAGAG AGTGGATCCATCGAAGGCTCAGTCCTAAAGCAGTTTTACACCAACCTGGTGCTGATCCCGTCCGTGCTGGACTACTTGCAGTATATCTTCCTTGGGCTGAGCGTCCCGCTCATTATCTCAGCAGCCGTACTCATGGCAACAAGTCAG GAAAAATGCTCTTTATTTGGGAGTAGCAATAAAAAGAACTCAGACAGTAATAAGGCCAACCAGGCCACCTCTGCCAAAAAGCTGCCTCTGGTTAAGGGGATGGTGTTGCGAGAAGCCAGACTGTAG
- the SCARB1 gene encoding scavenger receptor class B member 1 isoform X1: protein MAAARRSVSVGLGLAGVLCALLGVCLLLVGPVIVKEQVVKNVRIDPSSISFSMWKDIPVPFYMSVHFFEVLNPKEVLQGAKPVLNERGPFVYREFRYKTNITFHDNDTVSFLEYRKLFFQPHLSNGSEEEYIVVPNILMMGAAVMVENLPTFVKLLLSGALAGLKQEAFMNRTVGEIMWGYEDPLIDAINALVPGLIPFKGKFGLFMEFNNSDSGLFTVNTGMKNISRVHIVDSWNGLKKVNYWRSDECNMINGTAGEMWPPFMSPTSLEFYSPDACRSMTLVYERSGKFKGVPTYRFVAPKTLFANGTDYPPNEGFCPCMQSGILNVSTCRLNAPMFISHPHFYNADPALVNAVEGLHPSKDHHALFLDVHPMTGIPMNCSIKLQLNLYLKQVSGIIQTGKIKPVVLPLLWFAESGSIEGSVLKQFYTNLVLIPSVLDYLQYIFLGLSVPLIISAAVLMATSQRTTAEKSPRHPATQSHPPPPSETTPLLHDAGTLSQDDAEA, encoded by the exons AATGTCAGGATCGaccccagcagcatctccttcAGCATGTGGAAAGACATTCCTGTTCCTTTCTACATGTCAGTGCACTTCTTCGAAGTGCTGAACCCCAAGGAAGTCCTCCAGGGAGCAAAGCCAGTGCTGAACGAGCGTGGACCCTTTGTTTACAG agAGTTCAGGTATAAAACGAATATCACGTTCCATGACAATGACACCGTCTCCTTCCTGGAGTACCGGAAACTCTTCTTCCAGCCGCACTTGTCCAACGGCAGCGAAGAAGAGTACATCGTTGTGCCAAACATTTTGATGATG ggagcGGCTGTAATGGTGGAAAACCTGCCAACCTTTGTGAAGCTTTTACTGAGTGGAGCCCTGGCTGGCCTGAAACAGGAGGCATTCATGAACCGGACGGTGGGGGAGATCATGTGGGGGTATGAAGACCCTCTTATAGACGCAATAAATGCACTTGTTCCTGGCCTGATCCCTTTCAAGGGGAAATTTGGCTTATTTATGGAG TTTAACAACTCTGATTCAGGACTGTTCACGGTGAACACGGGCATGAAGAACATCAGTAGAGTTCACATAGTGGATTCATGGAATGGACTAAAGAAG GTGAACTACTGGCGGAGCGACGAGTGCAACATGATCAACGGGACCGCAGGGGAGATGTGGCCACCGTTCATGTCCCCAACCTCGTTGGAGTTCTACAGCCCTGATGCCTGCAG ATCCATGACACTGGTGTATGAGCGGTCTGGAAAGTTCAAGGGTGTGCCCACCTATCGCTTCGTGGCACCAAAAACTCTCTTTGCCAATGGCACGGACTATCCGCCCAACGAAGGCTTCTGCCCCTGCATGCAGTCCGGCATCCTGAACGTCAGTACCTGTAGGCTGA ATGCACCGATGTTCATTTCCCATCCTCACTTCTACAATGCGGACCCAGCCCTGGTGAACGCCGTTGAAGGCCTCCACCCCAGCAAGGACCATCACGCGCTCTTCCTCGACGTGCACCCG ATGACGGGCATCCCCATGAATTGCTCCATCAAGCTCCAGCTGAACCTGTACTTAAAGCAGGTGTCTGGTATAAT tCAAACAGGGAAGATTAAGCCAGTGGTCCTGCCGCTGCTGTGGTTTGCAGAG AGTGGATCCATCGAAGGCTCAGTCCTAAAGCAGTTTTACACCAACCTGGTGCTGATCCCGTCCGTGCTGGACTACTTGCAGTATATCTTCCTTGGGCTGAGCGTCCCGCTCATTATCTCAGCAGCCGTACTCATGGCAACAAGTCAG AGAACCACCGCCGAGAAGAGCCCACGCCACCCTGCAACGCAGagccaccccccccctccctccgaGACAACGCCACTCCTACACGACGCTGGCACGCTGAGCCAGGACGACGCCGAAGCCTGA